In Nicotiana tabacum cultivar K326 chromosome 19, ASM71507v2, whole genome shotgun sequence, one DNA window encodes the following:
- the LOC107777650 gene encoding protein transport Sec1a-like isoform X2, with protein sequence MSFSDSETSSHGTEYKNFKHVSRDRLLHEMLGSSGSGDSRSSWKVLIMDKVTVKVMSSTCKMADITDQGVSLVEDLFRRRQPLPTMDAIYFIQPSKENVVMFLSDMSGREPLYRKAYVYFSSPIPKDLVARIKNDTSVIPRIGALGEMNLEYFPIDSQGFVTDHERALEELFGESAQNSRRTDACLNVMATRIATVFASLKEFPFVRYRGPKGRDGSTTNFRELVPEKLATAIWNNITMYRSSIPNFPQKETCELLILDRSVDQIAPVIHEWTYDAMCHDLLDMDGNKYVHEVPSKSGSPPEKKEVLLEDQDPVWLELRHTHIADASERLHDRFTNFVSKNKAAQMEQRDGGELSTRDLQKMVQALPQYNEQKERLSIHVEIAGELNKVIREMGLRELGQLEQDLVFGDAGTKEIIHFLRTKQDTAGENKLRLMMIYASVYPEKFEGDKAAKLMQLAKLSPEDMKAVKNMRMLEGSEKRKASSGSFSLKFDSQKKGKAARQDRTGEEETWQLFRFYPVIEELVEKMCKGDLPKDDYQCMNSPQPATREVNGSSVRNAPPKTAESTNPRSVRSRRTPNWARSRTSDDGYSSDSNLRSFSTDFKNMGQRIFVFIIGGATRSELRVCHKLTSKLRREVVLGTTSLDDPPQYITKLKLLSEKELSVDSLRI encoded by the exons ATGTCATTTTCAGATTCAGAAACGTCCTCCCATGGCACAGAGTATAAGAATTTCAAGCATGTCAGCCGTGATC GACTATTACATGAAATGCTTGGATCTTCAGGTTCAGGAGATTCAAGATCTTCATGGAAG GTTCTTATCATGGATAAAGTAACAGTAAAAGTAATGTCTTCCACATGCAAAATGGCTGATATCACAGACCAAGGAGTTTCAT TGGTGGAAGATCTTTTTAGAAGAAGGCAACCTTTACCAACAATGGATGCTATTTACTTCATCCAACCGTCAAAGGAGAA CGTTGTCATGTTCTTGTCCGATATGTCAGGAAGAGAACCTTTATACAGGAA AGCATATGTATACTTCAGTTCCCCAATACCTAAGGACCTGGTTGCCCGCATCAAGAATGACACAAGTGTAATACCCCGTATAGGTGCACTAGGAGAG ATGAATTTGGAGTACTTCCCAATAGACAGCCAG GGATTTGTCACTGACCATGAAAGAGCACTTGAAGAGTTGTTTGGTGAAAGTGCTCAAAATTCCCGGCGTACTGATGCTTGCTTGAATGTAATGGCCACAAGAATTGCCACTGTTTTTGCTTCGCTGAAG GAATTTCCTTTTGTGCGTTATCGAGGTCCCAAGGGACGTGATGGATCAACAACAAATTTCCGTGAATTAGTTCCTGAAAAGCTCGCTACAGCTATATGGAACAATATCACTATGTATCGGTCTAGTATTCCTAATTTTCCGCAGAAAGAGACATGTGAATTACTGATTCTGGACAGATCTGTTGACCAG ATTGCTCCTGTGATTCATGAATGGACATATGATGCCATGTGTCATGACCTGCTTGATATGGATGGAAATAAATACGTACATGAG GTTCCTAGCAAATCAGGTAGTCCACCTGAGAAGAAGGAAGTTCTTTTGGAAGATCAGGATCCTGTTTGGTTGGAGCTACGGCATACTCATATAGCTGAT GCTAGTGAACGACTCCACGATAGGTTTACAAACTTCGTTTCTAAGAACAAAGCAGCACAGATGGAGCAGAG AGATGGAGGTGAATTATCTACACGGGACTTGCAGAAGATGGTCCAAGCTTTGCCACAGTATAATGAACAAAAGGAGAGACTCTCTATCCATGTTGAG ATTGCAGGTGAGCTTAATAAAGTTATCCGAGAAATGGGTCTTCGGGAACTTGGACAGCTAGAGCAGGATCTTGTCTTTGGCGATGCAGGAACGAAGGaaattatccattttctaaggaCGAAGCAG GATACTGCAGGTGAAAATAAATTACGCTTGATGATGATTTATGCATCTGTTTATCCAGAAAAATTTGAGGGCGACAAAGCAGCAAAACTGATGCAG TTAGCAAAACTGTCACCTGAGGATATGAAGGCGGTGAAAAATATGAGAATGCTGGAGGGTTCAGAAAAACGGAAGGCGTCAAGTGGAAGCTTCTCCCTGAAGTTTGATTCACAAAAG AAAGGGAAAGCAGCTAGACAGGATCGAACTGGAGAGGAAGAAACATGGCAGTTATTCCGTTTTTATCCCGTGATAGAG GAGTTGGTTGAGAAAATGTGTAAAGGTGACTTGCCAAAAGATGATTATCAATGCATGAACAGTCCTCAACCAGCTACTCGTGAGGTCAATGGATCTTCTGTAAGGAATGCCCCACCAAAGACTGCTGAATCTACTAATCCACGCTCAGTGAGATCAAGAAGGACGCCAAATTGGGCACGTTCTCGTACTTCTGACGATGGATATTCAAG CGACTCTAATCTCAGAAGTTTTTCAACTGATTTTAAGAACATGGgacagcggatatttgttttcaTTATCGGTGGTGCAACTCGATCTGAG CTTAGGGTTTGTCACAAACTTACATCAAAGTTAAGGAGGGAAGTGGTCCTTGGCACAACTAGTCTAGATGATCCACCTCAGTACATCACG AAACTGAAATTGCTATCAGAGAAAGAACTTTCAGTAGATAGCCTCAGAATTTAA
- the LOC107777650 gene encoding protein transport Sec1a-like isoform X1 translates to MSFSDSETSSHGTEYKNFKHVSRDRLLHEMLGSSGSGDSRSSWKVLIMDKVTVKVMSSTCKMADITDQGVSLVEDLFRRRQPLPTMDAIYFIQPSKENVVMFLSDMSGREPLYRKAYVYFSSPIPKDLVARIKNDTSVIPRIGALGEVIIMCFCLQYCVHHEIDIFTSLTESSYSFFFFFIFCTMQMNLEYFPIDSQGFVTDHERALEELFGESAQNSRRTDACLNVMATRIATVFASLKEFPFVRYRGPKGRDGSTTNFRELVPEKLATAIWNNITMYRSSIPNFPQKETCELLILDRSVDQIAPVIHEWTYDAMCHDLLDMDGNKYVHEVPSKSGSPPEKKEVLLEDQDPVWLELRHTHIADASERLHDRFTNFVSKNKAAQMEQRDGGELSTRDLQKMVQALPQYNEQKERLSIHVEIAGELNKVIREMGLRELGQLEQDLVFGDAGTKEIIHFLRTKQDTAGENKLRLMMIYASVYPEKFEGDKAAKLMQLAKLSPEDMKAVKNMRMLEGSEKRKASSGSFSLKFDSQKKGKAARQDRTGEEETWQLFRFYPVIEELVEKMCKGDLPKDDYQCMNSPQPATREVNGSSVRNAPPKTAESTNPRSVRSRRTPNWARSRTSDDGYSSDSNLRSFSTDFKNMGQRIFVFIIGGATRSELRVCHKLTSKLRREVVLGTTSLDDPPQYITKLKLLSEKELSVDSLRI, encoded by the exons ATGTCATTTTCAGATTCAGAAACGTCCTCCCATGGCACAGAGTATAAGAATTTCAAGCATGTCAGCCGTGATC GACTATTACATGAAATGCTTGGATCTTCAGGTTCAGGAGATTCAAGATCTTCATGGAAG GTTCTTATCATGGATAAAGTAACAGTAAAAGTAATGTCTTCCACATGCAAAATGGCTGATATCACAGACCAAGGAGTTTCAT TGGTGGAAGATCTTTTTAGAAGAAGGCAACCTTTACCAACAATGGATGCTATTTACTTCATCCAACCGTCAAAGGAGAA CGTTGTCATGTTCTTGTCCGATATGTCAGGAAGAGAACCTTTATACAGGAA AGCATATGTATACTTCAGTTCCCCAATACCTAAGGACCTGGTTGCCCGCATCAAGAATGACACAAGTGTAATACCCCGTATAGGTGCACTAGGAGAGGTAATAATCATGTGTTTCTGTCTACAATACTGTGTGCATCATGAAATTGATATCTTCACAAGTTTGACTGAATcttcttattcattttttttctttttcattttttgcacAATGCAGATGAATTTGGAGTACTTCCCAATAGACAGCCAG GGATTTGTCACTGACCATGAAAGAGCACTTGAAGAGTTGTTTGGTGAAAGTGCTCAAAATTCCCGGCGTACTGATGCTTGCTTGAATGTAATGGCCACAAGAATTGCCACTGTTTTTGCTTCGCTGAAG GAATTTCCTTTTGTGCGTTATCGAGGTCCCAAGGGACGTGATGGATCAACAACAAATTTCCGTGAATTAGTTCCTGAAAAGCTCGCTACAGCTATATGGAACAATATCACTATGTATCGGTCTAGTATTCCTAATTTTCCGCAGAAAGAGACATGTGAATTACTGATTCTGGACAGATCTGTTGACCAG ATTGCTCCTGTGATTCATGAATGGACATATGATGCCATGTGTCATGACCTGCTTGATATGGATGGAAATAAATACGTACATGAG GTTCCTAGCAAATCAGGTAGTCCACCTGAGAAGAAGGAAGTTCTTTTGGAAGATCAGGATCCTGTTTGGTTGGAGCTACGGCATACTCATATAGCTGAT GCTAGTGAACGACTCCACGATAGGTTTACAAACTTCGTTTCTAAGAACAAAGCAGCACAGATGGAGCAGAG AGATGGAGGTGAATTATCTACACGGGACTTGCAGAAGATGGTCCAAGCTTTGCCACAGTATAATGAACAAAAGGAGAGACTCTCTATCCATGTTGAG ATTGCAGGTGAGCTTAATAAAGTTATCCGAGAAATGGGTCTTCGGGAACTTGGACAGCTAGAGCAGGATCTTGTCTTTGGCGATGCAGGAACGAAGGaaattatccattttctaaggaCGAAGCAG GATACTGCAGGTGAAAATAAATTACGCTTGATGATGATTTATGCATCTGTTTATCCAGAAAAATTTGAGGGCGACAAAGCAGCAAAACTGATGCAG TTAGCAAAACTGTCACCTGAGGATATGAAGGCGGTGAAAAATATGAGAATGCTGGAGGGTTCAGAAAAACGGAAGGCGTCAAGTGGAAGCTTCTCCCTGAAGTTTGATTCACAAAAG AAAGGGAAAGCAGCTAGACAGGATCGAACTGGAGAGGAAGAAACATGGCAGTTATTCCGTTTTTATCCCGTGATAGAG GAGTTGGTTGAGAAAATGTGTAAAGGTGACTTGCCAAAAGATGATTATCAATGCATGAACAGTCCTCAACCAGCTACTCGTGAGGTCAATGGATCTTCTGTAAGGAATGCCCCACCAAAGACTGCTGAATCTACTAATCCACGCTCAGTGAGATCAAGAAGGACGCCAAATTGGGCACGTTCTCGTACTTCTGACGATGGATATTCAAG CGACTCTAATCTCAGAAGTTTTTCAACTGATTTTAAGAACATGGgacagcggatatttgttttcaTTATCGGTGGTGCAACTCGATCTGAG CTTAGGGTTTGTCACAAACTTACATCAAAGTTAAGGAGGGAAGTGGTCCTTGGCACAACTAGTCTAGATGATCCACCTCAGTACATCACG AAACTGAAATTGCTATCAGAGAAAGAACTTTCAGTAGATAGCCTCAGAATTTAA